A genome region from Bemisia tabaci chromosome 3, PGI_BMITA_v3 includes the following:
- the LOC109030566 gene encoding uncharacterized protein isoform X2, which produces MCKGLFRLLVSCKILFLVIPDVLPFNPNTPEFVANRRKMLDLVVYNDKCNELNHLSRTMETAQSWHKIIKPRKYRRAQSKLREWYAALSVGDEACKEALYLWTTLPGDEMAQCAGAVSPMCQNYPETGWICGVYWHDADRIDPPLEFPFKYCLQKSLEVDAAFRKEGGPDVGAGRSPGHQRRNSPNRGSKNSDMSGRNPERNRKNAEANRQESSRSSDGEDKAPIKSYSLITQYSDDSSSSQRSQSSSGTNSQRSKRSNGRESQKSRSRKRENFEAERQAVVAAAAAVAANGALVNAKVKKDEKADKMRNKQKMVQDWTDSDGEKYWGTGGDGDLNTGNSHQHDVKSPVRDSPRVRKRGRATSSPNSSPNRAFNGNSLNVKLNKHYPGDVSIEP; this is translated from the exons ATGTGCAAAGGCCTTTTCAGGCTTCTAGTATCTTGTAAGATACTCTTCCTTGTTATTCCGGATGTTCTTCCTTTCAATCCA AACACTCCTGAGTTTGTGGCAAACCGAAGGAAAATGTTGGACTTGGTCGTCTACAACGACAAATGCAACGAGCTCAATCACCTCAGCAGAACAATGGAGACGGCACAAAGTTGGCATAAAATAATAAAGCCCCGAAAGTACAGAAGAGCGCAATCGAAGCTAAGGGAATGGTACGCTGCGTTATCGGTCGGAGATGAAGCTTGCAAGGAGGCGCTTTACTTATGGACCACACTTCCCGGTGACGAGATGGCCCAGTGTGCCGGCGCTGTTTCACCGATGTGTCAAAATTACCCGGAAACAGG ctgGATATGCGGTGTCTATTGGCATGACGCGGACCGCATTGATCCCCCGTTAGAGTTTCCTTTCAAATATTGTCTTCAAAAGTCACTTGAGGTGGATGCAGCCTTTCGCAAGGAAGGGGGGCCAGATGTTGGTGCTGGCAGATCACCTGGTCATCAACGCCGGAATTCTCCCAATAGAGGCAGCAAGAACTCCGACATGAGTGGTAGAAACCCTGAACGAAACCGCAAGAACGCAGAAGCTAACCGACAAGAAAGTAGCAGAAGCTCTGATGGCGAGGACAAGGCACCTATCAAAAGCTACAGTTTAATAACACAATACAGCGATGATAGCAGCAGTAGCCAGAGGAGCCAAAGCAGTAGTGGTACAAATAGCCAGAGGAGCAAACGCAGTAATGGCAGAGAGAGCCAGAAGAGTAGAAGTCGAAAGAGGGAGAATTTTGAAGCAGAGAGGCAGgctgttgttgctgctgctgctgctgttgctgcGAATGGTGCTCTTGTTAATGCCAAGGTAAAGAAGGATGAGAAAGCCGACAAAAtgagaaataaacaaaaaatggtTCAAGACTGGACGGACAGTGATGGCGAAAAGTACTGGGGTACAGGCGGAGACGGTGATTTAAATACGGGCAATAGCCACCAGCATGACGTCAAGAGTCCTGTTAGGGACTCACCTAGGGT
- the LOC109030566 gene encoding uncharacterized protein isoform X1: MGISCFRTTRFNRSAHFKHFRTLDVSVFQNTPEFVANRRKMLDLVVYNDKCNELNHLSRTMETAQSWHKIIKPRKYRRAQSKLREWYAALSVGDEACKEALYLWTTLPGDEMAQCAGAVSPMCQNYPETGWICGVYWHDADRIDPPLEFPFKYCLQKSLEVDAAFRKEGGPDVGAGRSPGHQRRNSPNRGSKNSDMSGRNPERNRKNAEANRQESSRSSDGEDKAPIKSYSLITQYSDDSSSSQRSQSSSGTNSQRSKRSNGRESQKSRSRKRENFEAERQAVVAAAAAVAANGALVNAKVKKDEKADKMRNKQKMVQDWTDSDGEKYWGTGGDGDLNTGNSHQHDVKSPVRDSPRVRKRGRATSSPNSSPNRAFNGNSLNVKLNKHYPGDVSIEP; this comes from the exons ATGGGCATTAGCTGTTTTCGCACGACGCGATTCAACAGGTCTGCGCATTTCAAACATTTCCGCACGTTGGACGTATCCGTTTTTCAGAACACTCCTGAGTTTGTGGCAAACCGAAGGAAAATGTTGGACTTGGTCGTCTACAACGACAAATGCAACGAGCTCAATCACCTCAGCAGAACAATGGAGACGGCACAAAGTTGGCATAAAATAATAAAGCCCCGAAAGTACAGAAGAGCGCAATCGAAGCTAAGGGAATGGTACGCTGCGTTATCGGTCGGAGATGAAGCTTGCAAGGAGGCGCTTTACTTATGGACCACACTTCCCGGTGACGAGATGGCCCAGTGTGCCGGCGCTGTTTCACCGATGTGTCAAAATTACCCGGAAACAGG ctgGATATGCGGTGTCTATTGGCATGACGCGGACCGCATTGATCCCCCGTTAGAGTTTCCTTTCAAATATTGTCTTCAAAAGTCACTTGAGGTGGATGCAGCCTTTCGCAAGGAAGGGGGGCCAGATGTTGGTGCTGGCAGATCACCTGGTCATCAACGCCGGAATTCTCCCAATAGAGGCAGCAAGAACTCCGACATGAGTGGTAGAAACCCTGAACGAAACCGCAAGAACGCAGAAGCTAACCGACAAGAAAGTAGCAGAAGCTCTGATGGCGAGGACAAGGCACCTATCAAAAGCTACAGTTTAATAACACAATACAGCGATGATAGCAGCAGTAGCCAGAGGAGCCAAAGCAGTAGTGGTACAAATAGCCAGAGGAGCAAACGCAGTAATGGCAGAGAGAGCCAGAAGAGTAGAAGTCGAAAGAGGGAGAATTTTGAAGCAGAGAGGCAGgctgttgttgctgctgctgctgctgttgctgcGAATGGTGCTCTTGTTAATGCCAAGGTAAAGAAGGATGAGAAAGCCGACAAAAtgagaaataaacaaaaaatggtTCAAGACTGGACGGACAGTGATGGCGAAAAGTACTGGGGTACAGGCGGAGACGGTGATTTAAATACGGGCAATAGCCACCAGCATGACGTCAAGAGTCCTGTTAGGGACTCACCTAGGGT